In Aedes albopictus strain Foshan chromosome 3, AalbF5, whole genome shotgun sequence, the genomic window ccaTTTAAAACAACTTAAatcaatttttactgatagtaactttaaattattatagaactattgaaaaacaatcgaatcaatcagtcactaataaagctaatgttcacttattgtacgaactatatgggcttgatttctattgtaaaaagtaacaatatatctactatgtgttttattgtgaacaataaaaccagtcatttgttaataatatttaccatgtaatgaatggtaattttttatccgggtcgcTAACCGAGCAGCAGTTAGAAGCGGTTAAAGAAGactagcaacggataaatgctcatttttccggttagcaaaggaaatgtCTCCCCTTGGCGCATCAGATCATGCGGAACATTCAGATCGGAACATCAACGCTGTCCAAACTTGTTGCCTTCTTTTCCTTAAATACGCTGCTGAGCAAACCAATCTTTTGGTtcatcgatggagcagatggAAAACTAGACGAAATCCACTTATAAATAACAATCCCAAGGATTATCAGATCGAGTCTGGATCAGGCCgtgaaaatcaaataaaaattgaCTTCGATGGAAGACATCCAGAGcaaaaaaacagaagataaataaatttcttttttttttattttttcttggcTCATTTTTGACAACTCTTTCATCAGAGACTCGgaacgcagattgaagctggccgtatatcagacGAATATTTCGgcaaaattggcttttaagcagatctagtataggatgtagttctggtAAGCTCTGTAAACAATGTTCTTCACCTGGGTTCTTCATGTGAATATAaatagaaccaacttggtgccaatttttacggctcgCACAGGAGTAAACAGGtggaacacagacaaacagacgtaacaccttgaacgattttcatggaaatccatcgcccagttcacactaccatcacctggtggaaaagttgcacgaatcactgtgttgtgcaatatcgtcaacagaaggcgctagtgtgaaacgtcaaacgcatagaaaaacgatgcgcgcgcctttggttgtgaaagccacaactatgaaaatttaaaatgatcgttaaaagcgtggtcgatggatatTTCGCAAGtgatacgtctatttgtctgtaggtggaatctccgcaataaattgggtttttaaattaagaaaaatgtattgattttttgattttatacgaaagagcacctttttctgaactaccatgatttttttcagatttttagaacttcattttggtacgtaaaatcgatttcgaagagatttttcgaaatcaccttttgacagctggccaactgcttgacagctccgcccagtacaaaatgcgacgaggggtgattcgacaaattgctcccatacaaacttcaaactgatttttaaataggtgcccgggcaccaaaattcatgaaaatttggatttcggctcagttttgcatgcaaatTCTGAATATGgacttatctcaacaccgctaaagaagccaattagtcCTGCAATTAGTAATATTTATTTTGACCTAAATGCGCTGAAATTTTTCCAACAATCCAACCATTTTGTCGCATCCTAATGTACGCCAAGTTAGCCCATCGAGTCGCATGCTGTCAGCAGCGTGCTGCCATCCTGCCGACTGCTGTGAGAACGTCTGTCAAACATTTCCAAAACTTGCTTGTAATCATCGGAGGTTTTGTGTCGCTGGCGAAAAATTGGTGATAATTTTCGAGTTTTGTGGTGTtgttttgctttaatttccagtaAATAGCAGTGCATCAAAATGCCAGACCATCTGGGAGATGATATGCGTAAGGTGAAGTTGGATAACAAGGAAACGGAACCGGAGATCGAAGGTAATTATCGCTCAGCTGGGACAGCGGTCAGTGACTTGGCTTTCTGCAAGGATCTGTGCTAAACATTGTCTTTTTggatgttcttgcaataatttcATCTGTTCCTCACTTTCCAGCCCTGGATGAAGTGGACATTGAGCTTTTGAAAACCTATGTGAGTATTGTGCAAATTAAATTCGGGAGAAGATTGCATCCTAATCATAACCTCAAACAATCGCTCGGGTTCCTCCGTAGGGTCAAGGCCAGTACCACAAGTCGATCAAGCAGATCGAGGACGACATTCAAAAGTCCATCAAACAGGTTAACGAGCTGACGGGAATCAAGGAAAGCGATACCGGTTTGGCACCCCCGGCTCTGTGGGATCTTGCGGCCGACAAGCAGATTCTGCAGAATGAGCAACCCCTTCAGGTTTCTAGGAGTAAACTGGAAGTCAAATTGGGATCGAATTCGACTAACGCTTGCCTATGTTTTGTAGGTTGCCCGTTGCACGAAAATCATCAACGCTGATTCGGATGATCCTAAGTACATCATCAACGTGAAGCAGTTTGCCAAGTTTGTGGTGGATTTGGCCGACTCCGTGGCGCCTACCGACATCGAAGAGGGAATGCGTGTTGGGTAAGTGGTGATCGAATGCAATCTAGAACCAGAATTTATTATCccctttttcctttttttttcagagtgGACCGCAACAAATATCAGATCCATATTCCGCTTCCACCTAAGATCGACCCTACGGTGACGATGATGCAGGTCGAAGAGAAACCGGATGTGACCTACAGCGACGTGGGTGGCTGTAAGGAACAGATCGAGAAGCTTCGGGAAGTTGTGGAAACTCCGCTGCTGCATCCGGAAAAGTTTGTAAATCTGGGAATTGAACCGCCGAAGGGTGTTTTGCTTTTTGGACCGCCCGGTACCGGAAAGACCTTGTGTGCCCGGGCGGTTGCCAACCGTACGGATGCTTGCTTCATTCGTGTGATCGGTTCGGAACTGGTGCAGAAATATGTCGGCGAGGGAGCCCGTATGGTGCGGGAGCTGTTCGAAATGGCCCGCTCGAAGAAGGCGTGCCTGATCTTCTTCGATGAAATTGACGCCATTGGAGGAGCTCGCTTCGACGACGGTGCCGGTGGCGATAACGAGGTGCAGAGAACTATGTTGGAGTTGATCAATCAGCTGGACGGATTCGATCCACGTGGTAACATTAAGGTGCTTATGGCAACCAATCGTCCGGATACTTTGGATCCCGCTTTGATGCGACCTGGCCGCTTGGATCGTAAAGTGGAATTCGGTTTGCCGGATTTGGAAGGTAGAACGCACATTTTCAAGATCCATGCTCGGTCGATGTCCGTCGAGAGGGACATCCGTTTCGAGCTGTTGGCACGTTTGTGTCCGAATTCTACAGGGGCAGAAATTAGGTCGGTTTGCACAGAAGCTGGTATGTTTGCCATTCGTGCCAGACGTAAGGTGGCCACCGAAAAGGATTTCCTCGAGGCCGTCAACAAGGTTATTAAGAGTTACGCTAAGTTCAGCGCCACTCCGAGATATATGACTTATAATTAAGGTAGTGATTTTGTCTGAGTATCTTTGAATCGTAATAATGGAAACTAATTTTCACTTATATCTATGATTTTTTTATCCGAAATTAATACATAAGCTTAAATTTTACGGAAATTATCACGGCTCGGTAAATTCTTGTGAGACACAGAACAGAAAATGTTTGTTGTAGTTctaaatttgtagtaatgagctgttttttttttttgtttctacaaTGAAATCGTGCTATTATTTAGGCCACAGTGTtcatttgttttctttttcttgCCTTTTCATCAACACTGTGACACAAATTTCTACTCAAACAGCAGCAAATTAAGCAAAACATCGCTGTTTgtgccattttattgcagaaacggagtttttttttcaccattacaAAATTTCATCTCATTCCCTGATATAAAAAAGTTCAAAAGTTGTTATAATACGTTAAAATGATAATGAACAAcatttccgtaccggttcattatgcaactttttttttattctttgttATTGTGTTTTTTAACTTTGAAtgttaaatgtcaatttcttgattttgctttggctgaccaagccatgtgggaaattacactgttgaaaatgctttgacatccatgtgcacaacagaacatgtgctcgatgaacaaattgagatttgaaattatgaaaagaaatcccggagtacgaactcacgactcccaattcgctagacgggcgcttctattccttcaagctacggagtcactcgactatctccgtcgccagcaggcctagaactgaactcgattccacaatcgcacatggttatcttcttttcacaatccaaacccccttcggatgggattagatgaacatctaacacattgtctattgtgcacatgtatgtcaaagcgggagaggaagttatttttaattgtcgagagcttcgggcactgccttccaatcacttattggtatggcaattagtgtgcagtcggactctcgacgggtcggtcctgaatgttagttcaacacaccaatatgcaactgaaatgagttgtataataaagaaaaagttgcataatgttcattatgcaactcaaatgagttgaacaatgaaaaaatcattgcatagtATCTTGTAtgcatgcaactcgttgcaaaactcgattttctcagcactcttcgtatttatccaactcgacaagcttcgttggataaatgtacgaattgtgctaaaaaaaactttttgcgactcgttatataaataactattattaataaaatattaataataaatacGATATTATGAATAAAATCGAGAATAAAATATTAATAAAATGATACCCCTAAGAacccaaatttcttcaaaacgaCACGATTTTTTATTTCGAATTTATTTTCAGTGCATTTAAGTGGCAGCCGTTGTATTTGCACTGGGAAACAACAAAAAAGCAACAGCTTTTAATTCCTAAGGGCCTATCtcattttggttttattaaaTTTGTCCGTGAAACGTAACTATTCACGGAATTCACTGTTTTATAATACAATAATGTTTGCAATAATACCGAATAAGATTCCATCTAGGTTCAAacattatatttttttcaatttttactttttatttcGAGACAGCCACCGCAGAGCAAAACTACTACTACGCCCTTTTGCTAACCCGATTGAGAACTGTCAAAATTTTTCCAACTTCAGCTCGCGTCGGTCGATTCTTGTGTAGCGTTGTTGATAATCGGTGAATTTCGCGTAAAATTGTTCGAATTCCCCAGTGAAACTACTGTCTTTTAGTGCAGTGAATGCTGTTGCAGTGAGATAAAGTGGAGTTTGTACGCGGAATTATGGATTTAGTTGTTAAAAAGTGAAAAATCCGAATTTGCAAATGGTGACGCACGCGGTGTTTGGCGTTTGAGTTTTGACAGCCGTCCGATTTACCAACACATCCAAACGCACCACTACAGCCAGAGCGGTCCGTGTCGGTGAGGTTTGTTGTCAAACAACAGCTGATCGGACCAAACAAACTGCACGTGACTTTTGTTTTTGTTTGGCCGATGCGAGTGTGTGCGTTTGTTTACGcgtttattttggtatttttacagCAATCATGGCTTCGTTGTATGCGCAGAGTACGTCGTCGCCGCAGCCTCAACAGGTGATTGATTCGGTACAGATGAACCACTTTAGGAGTTTTGTAAACATGCTGGCCGAACCTACGGCAAAGGATGAAATTAAACTAAAGGCCGCCCAGGAGTTAAGTGAGCACTTTGAACTCATCACACAATGCAGTTCCTATCCGGATTTCTTGAGCCATTCGCTgagaatatttctgaaaattctccaagaaggcgAACCGCAGTTTATTTCGGAGTTGAACTTGCAACAGGTTCGCAAGATTATTCTGGAGATGATTCATCGATTGCCAACGTCGGAGCATATTCGGCCTCATGTGAAGCAAATTATCGCACTGACCATCAAACTGCTCCAAACCGACAACGAGGAAAATGTACTCGTTTGCCTGCGGATCATCATCGACATCCACAAACAATACCGACCCACTTTCCATCCTGAGATTCAGGATTTCCTGTCGTACGTCAAAACAATCTACTCTGATCTACCGAAGCATCTTGCCACAATGTTCGAGCCTAAGCAACCGATACGGGTGAAGGATCTGAAGGAGGTCAACTTTGAGAGTTTGCTTCCGGAAACGTTCACCATGACCTCGATTCAGGTGGAGAAAAAGACTGCCGATGGGAAGCTCTCCACGGTTACGGTAAGAAAAGAAAAATATCTTTGTTTAAATAGGTTTGGATCTGTCCAGTAGCTTAAAATAAGCGAAAAGTCTTGTATTTAAAACTTTAGTCCCTCGACGAAAGCCAGTTTCCAAATCCATGATCAAAATCACTATTACTGGAACATAACCGTGAGGAAAGTTCTCGCTCCTGTTAGCACGATACCCGTTTTCGTGAAGAGACTGATGATCGTTTGGAACAAAAATCCCGTTTCTGAAGTAATCGaagtccgcggatctatgtttactctactatctatactctaAATGCAAAATCTTCACTCATTTTTTCAGTATAACCTCATCCCGAAAGGAATCAACT contains:
- the LOC109424535 gene encoding 26S proteasome regulatory subunit 7, translating into MPDHLGDDMRKVKLDNKETEPEIEALDEVDIELLKTYGQGQYHKSIKQIEDDIQKSIKQVNELTGIKESDTGLAPPALWDLAADKQILQNEQPLQVARCTKIINADSDDPKYIINVKQFAKFVVDLADSVAPTDIEEGMRVGVDRNKYQIHIPLPPKIDPTVTMMQVEEKPDVTYSDVGGCKEQIEKLREVVETPLLHPEKFVNLGIEPPKGVLLFGPPGTGKTLCARAVANRTDACFIRVIGSELVQKYVGEGARMVRELFEMARSKKACLIFFDEIDAIGGARFDDGAGGDNEVQRTMLELINQLDGFDPRGNIKVLMATNRPDTLDPALMRPGRLDRKVEFGLPDLEGRTHIFKIHARSMSVERDIRFELLARLCPNSTGAEIRSVCTEAGMFAIRARRKVATEKDFLEAVNKVIKSYAKFSATPRYMTYN